A single region of the Rhodospirillales bacterium genome encodes:
- a CDS encoding SCO family protein translates to MKTHLKKIILMAAIGAGLAVLGAWAYVWFDKTAVAPSVLSVQAENFGGPFSLTDHNGKPVTDRDFSGQYRLIYFGFTFCPAICPTELQKISGALDLLGERSKKIRPLFITVDPERDTADVMKNYVRLFHPDLVGLTGTAAQIEAVKKSYKVYSKKVRDPDMNDYTVDHSSFIYFMDPEDRLLSIFTTKDTSGTIAGTVGKWLDQSR, encoded by the coding sequence ATGAAAACACACCTGAAAAAAATTATCCTGATGGCGGCGATTGGCGCGGGACTGGCAGTTTTGGGTGCATGGGCTTATGTCTGGTTTGATAAAACAGCTGTTGCGCCTTCGGTCTTGTCCGTTCAGGCTGAAAATTTCGGTGGGCCGTTTTCCCTGACCGACCATAATGGGAAACCCGTTACGGACCGGGATTTTTCCGGTCAGTATCGTTTAATCTATTTTGGTTTTACCTTTTGTCCGGCTATTTGCCCGACGGAGCTTCAAAAAATTTCGGGGGCGCTGGATCTTTTGGGAGAGCGGTCAAAAAAGATCCGGCCTCTCTTTATTACTGTTGATCCGGAGCGCGACACAGCCGATGTCATGAAAAACTATGTCAGGCTTTTTCATCCTGATCTGGTCGGTTTGACAGGCACAGCGGCGCAGATAGAAGCTGTCAAAAAATCCTATAAAGTTTATTCCAAAAAAGTCCGCGACCCTGACATGAACGATTACACGGTCGATCATTCTTCGTTTATTTATTTTATGGATCCGGAAGACCGGCTTTTAAGTATTTTTACGACCAAAGATACAAGCGGCACAATTGCCGGAACGGTAGGAAAATGGCTGGATCAGTCCAGATGA